Proteins from one Xenopus tropicalis strain Nigerian chromosome 1, UCB_Xtro_10.0, whole genome shotgun sequence genomic window:
- the LOC116411465 gene encoding uncharacterized protein LOC116411465: protein MEVQQLVLDRVPTTVDQTAQNADTHSPNRLPYRKGPSLQGSASRKEQHTRGTAQHAKSSESPLFGGASANKDPGASCRCFPCTQVGHVRVACPEQKEPSPPVQPVVMFVSVKTESLSHHMQLVIVGGKVTRELKNSGAYFSLVHPEIINTGDIIPEKTLSVKGVGRNHPKMHVTKGYWDWGVGRGLREVGVSNEIPVNVLLGNDLGCMVTTFVPYDQVSLGPAALECDHSPQSVTATGKVQRDSWEGGLEDRRECPTVPEPAVSQSGGKEGEGEERFPLGVPLVQRGRLPAVRDKQRGIPDLVPQLPEVLSGGQQIGQSQESVQECGGQVVRTQSRVPVGSATQTGVKDGSWEPGRAPVPEPVLGEGLVVRVQEGLLMVLVAPKAATNQRVCPEVQGMWVEPSSLCRSGTEQVSTDQVVGIDWVEGCQTVSEFRPRKWGTRDR, encoded by the coding sequence ATGGAGGTACAACAGCTTGTTCTGGACCGTGTGCCCACAACGGTGGATCAAACAGCGCAGAATGCAGACACACATAGTCCTAACAGATTGCCGTACAGGAAGGGACCTTCTCTACAGGGATCAGCAAGCAGGAAGGAGCAACACACTAGGGGTACAGCACAGCATGCCAAGTCCAGTGAAAGTCCTTTGTTTGGGGGAGCTAGTGCCAACAAAGATCCTGGAGCTTCCTGCAGATGTTTTCCCTGCACCCAGGTGGGCCATGTGAGGGTCGCCTGCCCAGAACAGAAGGAGCCAAGCCCACCTGTACAGCCTGTGGTAATGTTTGTGTCTGTTAAAACAGAAAGTCTATCTCACCATATGCAATTGGTGATTGTGGGTGGCAAAGTAACTCGGGAACTAAAGAACTCAGGGGCTTATTTTTCTCTGGTGCATCCAGAGATCATCAACACTGGGGACATTATTCCTGAGAAGACTTTGTCCGTAAAGGGGGTGGGAAGGAACCACCCAAAGATGCATGTGACCAAAGGTTACTGGGATTGGGGTGTGGGGAGAGGTCTAAGGGAAGTGGGAGTGTCCAATGAGATTCCTGTCAATGTGTTGTTGGGGAATGATTTGGGTTGCATGGTAACTACTTTTGTTCCTTATGACCAGGTCTCACTAGGTCCAGCCGCGCTGGAGTGTGACCACTCACCTCAATCAGTAACTGCCACCGGTAAGGTACAAAGAGATAGCTGGGAGGGAGGGCTGGAAGACAGGAGAGAGTGTCCAACAGTGCCTGAACCAGCAGTGTCCCAAAGTGGGGGTAAggagggagagggggaggagaGGTTTCCCCTAGGAGTCCCCCTGGTGCAGAGAGGTAGGTTACCTGCAGTAAGGGATAAACAACGTGGGATCCCTGATCTTGTACCCCAACTGCCTGAGGTCTTGAGTGGGGGTCAGCAGATAGGCCAATCTCAGGAGTCAGTGCAGGAGTGTGGGGGACAGGTGGTTAGGACTCAGAGTAGAGTCCCAGTAGGTAGTGCCACTCAGACTGGGGTCAAGGATGGTAGCTGGGAGCCAGGTAGAGCTCCAGTGCCAGAACCagtgctgggagaggggctgGTAGTCAGAGTCCAGGAAGGATTGCTGATGGTACTGGTTGCCCCTAAGGCAGCTACTAACCAGAGGGTGTGCCCAGAGGTGCAGGGTATGTGGGTAGAACCCAGTAGTTTATGTCGGTCTGGGACT